One window of Polyangiaceae bacterium genomic DNA carries:
- a CDS encoding serpin family protein: MRNLHRLQLLPFAVSLLLGCSTTPEPRAPVDASKTTEANPEFDPAPACAVPPPKDVSEMAAATNAFGFDLYRQLPEGDDNLAISPASIGITLNMLRVGARDATARQLEQALHVALPEGRSHAALGGLAECYGKPEAQQPYELLMSNRLFVHRESHLRSDFQATLQKYAASAEAVDFVGATEVSRQHINSWVAEQTQQHIRDLMPKDGVTSDTRLVLTNAVYFKGKWQTAFPHGSTLDQPFKTPRGEKQVPTMALNARLKYAETSALQLVELPYQGERFSMTLLVPKQPGSLQQLTEDLNGEALDGWLGEATDTKVRLWLPRFTIKPNGSVKLKGPLRALGVVDAFERRANLSGIFGDQPYAVSDVYHQSFIEVNEEGTEAAAATGAGIVRLSLPPQQPEIRADHPFLFLIRDVHTGFILFMGQVTDPT; the protein is encoded by the coding sequence TTGAGAAACTTGCACCGGCTACAGCTGCTTCCTTTCGCAGTCTCTTTGCTGCTGGGTTGCTCCACCACCCCTGAACCTCGCGCCCCGGTCGATGCTTCGAAAACCACTGAGGCCAACCCGGAGTTCGACCCAGCCCCCGCCTGCGCGGTGCCGCCGCCGAAAGACGTGAGCGAGATGGCGGCCGCCACGAATGCATTCGGCTTCGACCTCTATCGGCAGCTACCCGAAGGCGACGACAACCTCGCCATCTCTCCCGCAAGCATCGGCATCACGCTGAACATGCTGCGGGTTGGAGCTCGAGATGCTACCGCGCGGCAACTCGAGCAGGCGCTGCATGTGGCCCTGCCGGAGGGCCGCAGCCACGCAGCGCTAGGCGGCCTCGCAGAGTGCTATGGCAAGCCCGAGGCGCAGCAGCCGTATGAGCTGTTGATGAGCAATCGCCTCTTCGTGCACCGTGAATCTCACCTCCGCTCGGACTTCCAAGCCACCCTGCAGAAGTACGCAGCGAGCGCCGAGGCAGTCGACTTCGTGGGCGCGACAGAGGTCTCGCGACAGCACATCAACAGCTGGGTAGCGGAGCAAACGCAGCAACACATCCGTGACCTGATGCCAAAGGACGGCGTGACTTCGGACACCCGCTTGGTGCTGACCAACGCAGTCTACTTCAAGGGCAAATGGCAGACGGCGTTTCCACACGGTTCAACCCTGGACCAGCCGTTCAAGACGCCGCGCGGAGAGAAACAAGTTCCCACCATGGCGCTGAACGCGCGGCTGAAGTACGCCGAAACCAGCGCTCTGCAGCTCGTCGAACTGCCCTATCAAGGCGAACGCTTCAGCATGACGCTGCTCGTCCCGAAGCAGCCGGGCAGTCTCCAGCAGCTCACCGAGGACCTCAACGGTGAAGCGCTCGACGGATGGCTCGGTGAGGCAACGGACACGAAGGTCCGGCTCTGGCTACCCCGCTTCACGATCAAGCCGAACGGCTCGGTCAAGCTCAAGGGGCCGCTGCGGGCGCTTGGCGTCGTCGACGCGTTCGAACGCCGAGCCAACTTGAGCGGGATCTTCGGCGACCAACCCTATGCCGTCAGCGACGTCTACCATCAGAGCTTCATCGAGGTGAACGAGGAGGGTACCGAGGCCGCCGCCGCTACGGGGGCCGGCATCGTGCGCCTCTCACTACCGCCTCAGCAACCAGAAATCCGCGCGGATCACCCGTTTCTGTTCTTGATCCGCGATGTGCACACCGGCTTCATCCTGTTCATGGGTCAGGTTACGGATCCAACCTAA
- a CDS encoding serpin family protein yields the protein MNIRPLALTGLLFACAGSPAAPPPRAAELPETASSQPTVSTVVPSPEPAPEQSAIPPEAPSPPTAPPPPPPLDLDAAWTASPSCEQPDLANVQAAVHSNSAFALALYGKLADREGNLVFSPSSITLALSMLLNGARGDTARELVDTLAVSQPVAEHHAAVGGLSRCYSKPQHNPYQFFTANRMFGAKTLKLQQGFGDALKQYKAPVELVDFAHAPDPSRKHINRWVATQTRQNIKEILPDGSISTQTSAVIVNTIYFKGFWQHPFSKQKTEIQPFHAPTSDVDVPLMTLKKRFKYAATSSAQLVELPYKGDRFAMTLIVPKATYGLTKLMRGLDEATLGTWLGRLTPQTVSVYLPRFDVKPVSNGSLKPALKALGLQRVFDSSEADFSALGDAGYFVDDVFHQATVQVDELGTVATAATGLGLARVSPYSDPVVRADHPFLFLIRDTQTGFVLFMGRVEDPR from the coding sequence TTGAACATTCGCCCCCTCGCTCTGACTGGCCTGCTCTTCGCGTGCGCTGGCAGCCCAGCGGCGCCACCTCCGAGAGCCGCAGAGCTACCGGAGACAGCAAGCAGTCAGCCGACGGTGAGCACTGTCGTCCCTTCACCAGAGCCCGCGCCGGAGCAATCAGCAATTCCACCCGAGGCTCCCTCACCCCCGACCGCGCCTCCACCTCCGCCCCCCTTGGACCTGGACGCGGCGTGGACGGCCAGCCCGAGCTGTGAGCAGCCCGACCTCGCGAATGTGCAGGCCGCCGTCCACTCCAATAGCGCGTTCGCGCTCGCGCTCTACGGCAAGCTAGCTGACCGCGAGGGAAACCTCGTGTTCTCTCCTTCGAGCATCACCCTCGCGCTCAGCATGCTGCTCAATGGGGCGAGAGGTGACACCGCGCGAGAGCTGGTCGACACCCTCGCCGTGTCTCAGCCGGTAGCGGAGCACCACGCGGCAGTGGGTGGGCTATCGCGGTGCTACTCCAAGCCCCAGCACAACCCGTATCAATTCTTTACGGCGAACCGCATGTTCGGCGCCAAGACGCTCAAGCTGCAGCAGGGCTTCGGTGACGCGCTCAAGCAGTACAAGGCCCCCGTCGAGCTGGTCGACTTCGCTCACGCACCCGACCCCAGTCGCAAGCACATCAACCGCTGGGTCGCGACCCAGACGCGACAGAACATCAAGGAGATCCTGCCGGATGGCAGCATCTCGACGCAGACCTCGGCGGTGATCGTCAATACCATCTACTTCAAGGGCTTCTGGCAGCACCCATTTTCCAAGCAGAAAACAGAAATCCAGCCGTTTCACGCCCCGACGAGCGACGTAGACGTCCCGTTGATGACGCTGAAGAAGCGCTTCAAGTACGCAGCAACGTCCAGCGCACAGCTGGTCGAGCTACCGTACAAGGGCGATCGCTTCGCCATGACGCTGATCGTTCCCAAGGCCACCTATGGCCTCACCAAGCTGATGCGGGGCCTCGACGAAGCGACCTTGGGGACTTGGCTAGGACGCCTCACGCCCCAGACGGTGTCCGTCTACCTGCCGCGCTTCGACGTCAAACCGGTCAGCAATGGCTCGCTCAAGCCCGCGCTCAAGGCCCTTGGCCTGCAGCGAGTCTTCGACTCCAGCGAGGCGGACTTCAGCGCCCTCGGAGACGCCGGATACTTCGTAGACGACGTGTTTCACCAAGCGACCGTCCAGGTCGACGAGCTGGGCACCGTCGCAACCGCTGCGACGGGGCTCGGACTCGCTCGGGTTTCGCCGTACAGCGATCCCGTCGTACGCGCCGATCACCCCTTCCTGTTTCTGATTCGAGATACCCAGACTGGCTTCGTCCTCTTCATGGGACGCGTGGAGGATCCCCGTTGA
- a CDS encoding CoA ester lyase — MTAPKIVPRRSVLYMPGSNARALEKAKSLPADGLILDLEDATAPDKKLEAREQVCAAVKEGGYGKRELIIRVNGLDTEWGQDDVKAAAKVPCDAILLPKVETRAQIEQAVGLMAGADARTRIWCMLETPLGILNAKEIASAHPLVGCFVMGTSDLTKDLHAQHTAMRLPMITSLGICLLAARAYDLAILDGVYLDLNDADGFKESCVQGLELGFDGKTLIHPKQVEPCNEVFAPSAEAVDHARKVIAAYEAAVAEGKNVVLVDGKLVENLHAESARRLVALAEAIG, encoded by the coding sequence ATGACCGCTCCCAAGATCGTTCCGCGTCGCAGTGTTCTTTACATGCCAGGCTCAAACGCCCGCGCACTGGAGAAGGCCAAGAGCCTTCCGGCCGACGGTTTGATCTTGGACTTGGAGGACGCCACCGCGCCCGACAAGAAGCTCGAGGCGCGGGAGCAGGTGTGCGCGGCGGTGAAGGAAGGTGGCTACGGTAAGCGTGAGCTGATCATCCGGGTGAACGGTCTCGACACCGAGTGGGGTCAAGACGATGTGAAGGCCGCGGCGAAGGTGCCGTGTGACGCCATCTTGCTGCCCAAGGTGGAGACTCGTGCTCAGATCGAGCAAGCCGTCGGGCTGATGGCGGGCGCCGACGCGCGCACCCGCATCTGGTGCATGCTCGAGACGCCTCTCGGGATCTTGAATGCCAAAGAGATCGCCTCGGCACATCCGCTGGTCGGCTGCTTCGTGATGGGTACCAGTGATCTGACGAAGGACTTGCACGCTCAGCACACGGCGATGCGGCTGCCGATGATCACTTCCTTGGGGATCTGCCTCTTGGCGGCGCGCGCTTATGATCTGGCCATCCTGGACGGCGTGTACCTGGATTTGAACGACGCGGACGGGTTCAAAGAGAGCTGCGTGCAGGGCCTCGAGCTCGGCTTCGACGGCAAGACGTTGATTCACCCGAAGCAGGTGGAGCCGTGCAACGAGGTGTTCGCGCCCAGCGCTGAAGCCGTAGACCACGCGCGCAAGGTGATCGCGGCGTACGAAGCGGCAGTCGCCGAGGGCAAGAACGTAGTGCTCGTTGACGGCAAGCTGGTGGAGAACCTTCACGCTGAGAGCGCGCGTCGTCTCGTGGCGCTTGCGGAAGCGATCGGCTGA
- a CDS encoding NAD(P)/FAD-dependent oxidoreductase has product MSAIPTIDGKRVYENYDSESDVLAGPWDAIVIGSGMGGMSCAASLAHYGWKVLVLEQHYVAGGFTHSFARKGFVWDAGVHAIGEMREQDVPGKMLRWLTGGKVEMVSLGDPYDRFSFFDGFDWGLPESRARYVAQLKEAFPEQDAALERYLAAVHEASQAALLFFAMKSFPEGVEGAGRKVLDTLFGAKLLKGEKSPFDWWELTTSEVLDACGVEGKLRTVLTLHWGYYGSTPNESAFPIHALTHSHFWNGAYYPKGGSKEFAAQLLNIVNQAGGRTLVKASVRNILVEQGRAVGVVMEDGTRVRAPVVVSAAGAKTTLKRLAPKSLRESDYAKEILALPDSPPYICLNIGFQGDIRAAGAASSNRWFFETWDNEDRLWDLTDKDSKAPILYCSFPSLKDPLYDAGPKQKHTGECVTFVDWDLFTPYLESELFKRPDAYEELKREIEERLVAHLKERMPELMELMVYCELSTPLTTQHFTAASQGAIYGLAATPARFTCRKLRTRTPLKGFYLSGVDIASLGVVGAMTTGMLTAATLDPRVYLHLI; this is encoded by the coding sequence ATGAGCGCCATCCCGACCATCGACGGCAAGCGCGTCTACGAGAACTACGACTCCGAGAGCGACGTCCTAGCCGGGCCTTGGGACGCCATCGTGATCGGCAGCGGCATGGGCGGCATGTCCTGCGCTGCTTCGCTCGCGCACTACGGCTGGAAGGTGCTGGTGCTCGAGCAGCACTACGTGGCTGGCGGCTTCACCCACAGCTTCGCTCGCAAGGGCTTCGTGTGGGACGCGGGCGTGCACGCCATTGGCGAGATGCGCGAGCAAGATGTACCGGGAAAGATGCTGCGCTGGCTCACCGGCGGCAAAGTGGAGATGGTGTCGCTCGGCGATCCCTACGACCGCTTCAGCTTCTTCGACGGCTTCGACTGGGGGCTACCCGAGAGCCGGGCGCGCTATGTCGCTCAACTGAAAGAAGCCTTCCCGGAGCAGGACGCAGCCCTTGAGCGTTACCTCGCGGCAGTGCATGAGGCGTCGCAAGCGGCGCTGCTCTTCTTCGCGATGAAGAGCTTCCCTGAAGGCGTGGAAGGCGCCGGGCGCAAGGTACTCGACACGCTGTTTGGCGCGAAGCTCCTCAAAGGCGAGAAGAGCCCCTTTGACTGGTGGGAGCTCACCACCTCCGAGGTCCTGGACGCTTGCGGGGTCGAGGGCAAGCTGCGCACGGTGCTGACGTTGCACTGGGGCTACTACGGCAGCACGCCCAACGAGTCGGCGTTTCCGATCCACGCGCTGACCCACAGCCACTTCTGGAACGGCGCCTACTACCCGAAGGGCGGCTCCAAGGAGTTCGCGGCTCAGCTGTTGAACATCGTCAACCAGGCCGGCGGTCGCACGCTGGTGAAGGCGAGCGTGCGCAACATCTTGGTCGAGCAGGGGCGCGCCGTCGGTGTCGTGATGGAAGACGGCACCCGCGTGCGTGCTCCGGTGGTGGTCAGTGCCGCCGGCGCGAAGACCACGCTGAAGAGGCTCGCTCCGAAGTCGCTCCGGGAGAGTGACTACGCGAAGGAGATCCTGGCGTTACCTGACTCGCCGCCCTACATCTGCCTCAACATCGGCTTCCAAGGCGATATCCGCGCGGCAGGGGCCGCGAGCAGCAACCGCTGGTTCTTCGAGACCTGGGACAACGAGGATCGTCTCTGGGACCTGACCGACAAGGACTCCAAGGCGCCGATCCTCTACTGCTCGTTTCCTTCGCTGAAGGACCCGCTCTACGACGCGGGACCGAAGCAGAAGCACACTGGCGAGTGCGTCACGTTTGTCGACTGGGACTTGTTCACGCCCTACCTCGAGAGTGAACTCTTCAAGCGCCCCGATGCGTATGAAGAGCTCAAGCGCGAGATCGAAGAGCGCTTGGTTGCGCACCTGAAGGAGCGCATGCCCGAGCTGATGGAGCTGATGGTCTACTGCGAACTCAGCACGCCGCTCACCACGCAGCACTTCACCGCGGCGAGCCAAGGGGCCATCTACGGCCTCGCAGCGACCCCGGCGCGCTTCACCTGTCGCAAGTTGCGCACGCGCACTCCGCTCAAGGGTTTCTACCTCTCGGGCGTCGACATCGCGTCCCTTGGCGTGGTGGGCGCCATGACCACCGGGATGTTGACGGCGGCGACCCTCGACCCTCGTGTGTACTTGCACCTGATCTGA
- a CDS encoding nuclear transport factor 2 family protein, with protein sequence MFDVGEIEAAFRNYWQCGMIREDWDAWCECFTEDVEYKERMLGDMHGREAVRAWIKPLMEEYTSIYGVYEWHTVDPSGRVVFYMQNRRDRPGGGAPLDFPGITILQYAGDGRFSMEEDFWAMKLAMSSLKEYKELCKAHDPRHPERRTRLAWDLSPEKTGPEWTRGPESFWDHPHHAARKPAAL encoded by the coding sequence ATGTTCGATGTCGGGGAGATCGAGGCTGCGTTCAGGAACTACTGGCAGTGCGGCATGATCCGCGAGGATTGGGACGCCTGGTGCGAGTGCTTCACCGAAGACGTGGAGTACAAGGAGCGCATGCTCGGCGACATGCACGGCCGTGAAGCGGTGCGCGCCTGGATCAAGCCGTTGATGGAGGAGTACACGTCGATCTACGGCGTGTACGAGTGGCACACCGTCGACCCAAGTGGTCGGGTGGTTTTCTATATGCAAAATCGTCGCGACCGCCCCGGTGGCGGCGCGCCACTCGACTTCCCGGGCATCACCATCCTGCAATACGCGGGAGACGGTCGCTTCTCGATGGAGGAGGACTTCTGGGCCATGAAGCTCGCGATGAGCTCGCTCAAGGAGTACAAGGAGCTGTGCAAAGCTCACGACCCAAGGCACCCAGAGCGTCGCACGCGTCTTGCGTGGGACCTCTCCCCCGAAAAAACCGGCCCGGAGTGGACCCGTGGCCCAGAGAGCTTTTGGGATCACCCCCATCACGCTGCGCGCAAGCCTGCAGCTCTCTAG
- a CDS encoding NADH:flavin oxidoreductase, producing the protein MTQDTATAGPSPEALAPLLQPFELGSLSLKNRLAMAPMTRNFSPGNIPGADVAAYYERRALGGVGLIISEGTLIDHPAASGYPDVPFFHGESALAGWQRVVSQVHAAGGKFAPQLWHCGSVRQLGMPPDPSVGGVAPSAVAHPGAGVLGGSSDAELPHALSESEIADIISAFAGGAADAVRIGCDAAEFHGAHGYLIDQFFWDKTNQRTDGWGGDFVARTRFAAEILKAARKEVPPDFPLIFRFSQWKLGGYRDRLVESPAELERWLTPLVDAGVDIFHCSTRRYFQPEFEGSELNLAGWTKQLTGKPTISVGSVGLDTDFFRTNVGAATEQASIEPLLERLGAGEFDLIAVGRALLADAEWLTKLTSGRAQEIVGFQNEMKATLY; encoded by the coding sequence ATGACGCAGGACACTGCTACCGCCGGACCCAGCCCCGAGGCACTCGCGCCGCTCCTGCAGCCGTTCGAGCTCGGCTCGCTGTCGCTCAAGAATCGCCTCGCGATGGCGCCGATGACGCGCAACTTCTCACCGGGAAATATCCCGGGCGCCGACGTCGCGGCGTACTACGAGCGCCGAGCCCTGGGTGGCGTTGGGCTGATCATCAGCGAGGGCACGCTCATCGACCATCCAGCAGCGAGCGGCTACCCCGATGTGCCATTTTTCCATGGGGAATCTGCCCTTGCTGGATGGCAACGCGTGGTAAGCCAGGTGCACGCGGCCGGCGGCAAGTTCGCCCCGCAGCTCTGGCACTGCGGAAGCGTGCGTCAACTGGGAATGCCGCCGGATCCGAGCGTCGGCGGCGTCGCGCCCAGCGCCGTTGCTCACCCCGGAGCCGGCGTGCTCGGCGGCAGTAGCGACGCGGAGCTGCCCCATGCGTTGAGTGAGTCGGAGATCGCTGACATCATCTCCGCCTTCGCGGGGGGCGCGGCAGACGCCGTGCGCATTGGTTGCGACGCCGCGGAGTTTCACGGCGCCCATGGCTACCTGATCGACCAGTTCTTCTGGGACAAGACCAACCAGCGCACCGATGGCTGGGGCGGCGACTTCGTGGCGCGGACGCGCTTCGCGGCAGAGATCCTCAAAGCCGCACGGAAAGAGGTGCCGCCTGACTTCCCGCTGATTTTCCGCTTCAGCCAGTGGAAGCTCGGCGGCTACCGCGACAGGCTGGTGGAGTCACCGGCAGAGCTCGAGCGCTGGCTTACGCCCCTGGTCGATGCGGGAGTAGATATCTTCCACTGCAGCACGCGGCGCTACTTTCAGCCTGAGTTCGAAGGCTCTGAGCTGAACTTGGCTGGCTGGACCAAGCAGCTCACGGGGAAACCCACCATCTCCGTGGGCTCCGTCGGGCTCGATACGGACTTCTTCCGCACCAACGTGGGCGCGGCGACGGAGCAAGCGTCCATCGAGCCGCTCCTCGAGCGTCTGGGCGCTGGGGAGTTCGACTTGATCGCCGTCGGGCGCGCGCTCCTGGCCGATGCGGAGTGGCTGACCAAGCTCACCAGCGGTCGCGCGCAGGAGATCGTCGGCTTTCAAAACGAGATGAAGGCGACGCTCTACTGA
- a CDS encoding TauD/TfdA family dioxygenase codes for MARAYNSVTLQTLHYLIRPHTELPTGPVDGPAAWRGDELGAREDWLDQLSEEDVAELEAALAYAKETLKPLAELSLSDFPLPGLQTKLRHWRRAVHEGSGVQVVRGLPVERWSQADAELVFWALGQHLGTPGAQNKRDELLGHVKDQGVSYDAPDVRGYQTSAALNYHCDAADAVGLLCLKTAKRGGQSRFVSSVSVWNRLWEEHPGFALRLFETFHFDTRGDGGLDFFPIEPCRYSQGKLRTFYHGDYFRTAEQQPGAPQLSLKDRELLDAYDAIANEPGMYLEYDFAPGDIQLLSNHTVLHARTDYEDHPEADKKRHLLRLWLSFDDERPRPHRSQLTQGARLLGALARGRARKQAKRSLGKLRSKLPKRSR; via the coding sequence ATGGCTCGTGCGTACAACTCGGTCACTCTGCAGACGCTTCACTACCTGATTCGTCCGCACACGGAGCTCCCCACGGGTCCAGTGGACGGCCCCGCCGCATGGCGCGGAGACGAGCTCGGAGCGCGAGAGGACTGGCTCGATCAGCTGAGTGAAGAGGACGTCGCCGAGCTCGAAGCGGCACTCGCCTACGCGAAAGAAACCCTGAAACCGCTCGCTGAATTGAGCCTGAGCGACTTCCCCCTGCCAGGCTTACAAACCAAGCTGCGGCACTGGCGCCGCGCGGTGCATGAGGGGTCCGGCGTCCAAGTGGTGCGCGGGCTGCCGGTCGAGCGCTGGAGCCAGGCGGACGCGGAGCTCGTGTTCTGGGCGCTCGGTCAGCACCTCGGGACACCTGGCGCGCAGAACAAGCGGGACGAGCTGCTCGGGCACGTCAAAGATCAGGGCGTCTCCTACGATGCGCCCGATGTGCGCGGCTATCAGACGAGCGCGGCGCTGAACTACCACTGCGACGCGGCAGATGCGGTGGGCTTGCTCTGCCTAAAGACCGCGAAGCGCGGCGGCCAGAGCCGTTTCGTGAGCTCTGTCAGCGTGTGGAATCGGCTCTGGGAAGAGCACCCGGGTTTCGCGCTCCGGCTCTTCGAAACCTTTCACTTCGACACGCGCGGCGATGGGGGCCTCGACTTCTTTCCCATCGAACCTTGCCGCTACTCCCAAGGCAAGCTCCGCACCTTCTATCATGGCGACTACTTCCGCACGGCAGAGCAGCAGCCCGGTGCACCGCAGCTGTCGCTGAAGGATCGCGAGCTCCTGGATGCATACGACGCCATCGCCAACGAGCCCGGGATGTACCTGGAGTACGACTTCGCACCCGGTGACATCCAGCTGTTGTCGAATCACACGGTGCTCCACGCCCGCACCGACTACGAGGACCATCCAGAAGCCGACAAAAAACGGCACCTCTTGCGGCTTTGGCTGTCGTTCGACGACGAGCGTCCACGGCCGCACCGCTCGCAATTGACCCAGGGTGCCCGGCTACTCGGTGCCCTCGCCCGCGGACGCGCACGGAAGCAGGCCAAACGCTCCCTCGGTAAGCTCCGCTCGAAGCTCCCGAAGCGCAGTCGTTAG
- a CDS encoding peptide chain release factor 3 — protein MTKLEQEIQKRRTFAIISHPDAGKTTLTEKLLLFGGAIQMAGAVKARGEQRRARSDWMKVERERGISVTSAAMTFEYGEKTFNLLDTPGHEDFSEDTYRTLTAVDSAVMVLDAAKGIETQTRKLFEVCRLRDMPITTFINKLDREARDVLELLDEVEQDLQLEVTPVTWPIGMGDRFAGYYDIINDRIVLMDKSARAVASEGKTIEGLGNPEADKLLDEQVLARLREEVEMARGLCKPFELEPYLEGNLTPVFCGSALVNFGVRALLDGLAHHAPSPRPQPTKSREVDPSESKVSAFVFKIQANMDPKHRDRIAFVRVCSGHFERGAKLKHARTGKVMAIHNPLTFLGQDREIAEEAWPGDIIGVPNHGNLRIGDTLTEGEDIVFTGVPSFAPELLQSVRAEDPMRSKHLGRALLQLAEEGAARVFKTTIGGNWIVGVVGSLQFDVLADRIRTEYEIPVRFEGTSLHTARWVECDDNLELKRFIDNNRGAGAEDHDGAPVFLARNNWHLETTEKEWPKIRFLKTKEQT, from the coding sequence ATGACCAAGCTCGAACAAGAAATTCAGAAACGGCGCACGTTCGCCATCATCAGCCATCCGGACGCCGGCAAGACGACGCTCACCGAGAAGCTCCTGCTCTTCGGTGGGGCGATCCAGATGGCCGGCGCCGTGAAAGCCCGCGGCGAGCAGCGCCGCGCGCGCTCGGACTGGATGAAGGTGGAACGCGAGCGAGGGATCTCCGTGACGTCCGCGGCGATGACCTTCGAGTACGGCGAAAAGACCTTCAACCTGCTGGATACGCCAGGCCACGAAGACTTCAGCGAGGACACCTATCGCACCCTCACCGCGGTGGACTCCGCTGTCATGGTGCTCGACGCCGCGAAGGGCATCGAGACCCAGACGCGCAAGCTGTTCGAGGTGTGTCGCCTCAGGGACATGCCCATCACGACGTTCATCAACAAGCTGGATCGCGAAGCGCGCGACGTACTCGAGCTATTGGACGAAGTGGAGCAGGATCTGCAGCTCGAGGTCACACCCGTCACCTGGCCCATCGGCATGGGGGACCGCTTCGCTGGCTACTACGACATCATCAACGATCGCATCGTGCTGATGGACAAGTCCGCGCGAGCGGTCGCCAGTGAAGGCAAGACCATCGAAGGCTTGGGCAACCCCGAGGCGGACAAGCTGCTCGACGAGCAGGTCCTGGCGCGTCTCCGCGAGGAAGTGGAGATGGCCAGAGGCTTGTGCAAGCCCTTCGAGCTCGAGCCGTACCTCGAAGGCAACTTGACGCCCGTGTTCTGTGGCAGCGCGCTGGTCAACTTCGGTGTCCGAGCGCTGCTCGATGGCCTGGCGCATCACGCGCCAAGCCCGCGCCCCCAGCCAACGAAGTCCCGCGAAGTCGATCCGAGCGAATCCAAGGTCAGCGCGTTCGTATTCAAGATCCAAGCGAACATGGACCCGAAGCACCGCGACCGCATCGCGTTCGTACGCGTCTGCTCCGGTCACTTCGAGCGCGGCGCGAAGCTCAAGCACGCCCGCACCGGCAAGGTGATGGCGATTCACAACCCCCTCACTTTCTTGGGTCAGGATCGGGAAATCGCCGAAGAAGCCTGGCCGGGTGACATCATCGGCGTGCCCAACCACGGAAACCTGCGCATCGGCGACACGCTGACTGAAGGCGAAGACATCGTGTTCACAGGCGTGCCGAGCTTCGCGCCGGAGCTCTTGCAGTCAGTGCGTGCGGAGGATCCCATGCGCAGCAAGCACCTCGGCCGCGCGCTGCTGCAGCTCGCGGAGGAGGGCGCCGCGCGCGTCTTCAAGACCACGATCGGCGGCAACTGGATCGTCGGCGTGGTCGGGTCGCTGCAGTTCGACGTGCTCGCCGATCGCATCCGTACGGAATATGAAATCCCCGTGCGCTTCGAGGGCACGTCCCTACACACCGCACGCTGGGTGGAGTGCGACGACAACCTCGAGCTGAAGCGCTTCATCGATAACAACCGCGGCGCTGGCGCCGAGGATCACGACGGCGCGCCGGTGTTCCTGGCGCGCAACAACTGGCACCTCGAGACGACTGAAAAAGAGTGGCCGAAGATCCGCTTCTTGAAGACCAAAGAACAGACCTGA